The Desulfatirhabdium butyrativorans DSM 18734 region TCGAAGAGGGCACCGCCCTGCACGATGCCTTGCAGCGCGGGGAATTTCAACCGCTTCCGGAAGCGGAAGAAGCCGGCCGGTTCCGGATCGTTGCCGAAAAACTCTCCGATGCGGGATACGCGCAGTATGAAATATCGAATTTCGCCTTGGTACTTAGTGGCGATGATCATATCAACCGCTCCCGCCACAACGGCAAGTACTGGTCCGGTGCGCCCTATCTGGGCCTGGGGCCCGGCGCCCATTCCTACCTGCCGCACGTGAGAAGCTGGAACGACCGGAATCTGGCTGGTTATGTTGAAAACCTCTCGCAGGGGCGGCTTCCTCCGGGCGGATCGGAAGCGCTGAGCCGGGAAAACCGGATGGTCGAGACTGTCTTTCTGGGGCTGCGGACATCGGAGGGCATCGACAGCCATACCTTTCACGCCGACTTTGGCATCGATCTTGCCGGGATCATCCGGCAGATGATGGCACAGAGACCCTGGCGGCGCCTGATGGCATTCGATGGCGCGCGGGTGGTCCTCACCCGGGATGGGTGGGTGGTGATGGATGCCGTCGTCCGGCAGATCGTCGAGCGGATCAGCGGGCGCTGATCGCTGGTTCTTCCGGTCCCGCCAAAGGCGGGATTTCGTCTGGGTGACAAAAAATAGGGATTTTGCAATTGGCTCCATAGATAACGCATGAACGGAAAACCCCTATTCGGAGCAGCGCGTCGCCTGCGGGCAGGCAATTTTGCGATACAGCGTGAAATCCTGCGGAACACAGGACAGCCGCCCGATATCGTAAGGGCCGGGCGGGTCCGGATCCGTCCAGAAAAGCCGAATCCAATGAATGATGTGTTTATATTGTGATTTCTCCTGGAGAACGCCCGGCCCAATCACGCCTTTGGCGTGATCTCCGGCGGCTTCAGACAAGTTCCCGCTGCATCGCAAAACAGCCTGCCCTCCGGCTCAGGTTGTATCCAAAACGGGTTTTCCGTTCAGGCACTAGACAACACCAGGTGGAGGATATTCAAATTTTTCCATTTTTCTTCGTACCCTTGCGGTATTTTCAGTTTTTTGATGCCAAACGCAGATTTTTATCCATGCGGGAATGAAGGACGCGGACGATCTCGATTCCATCCTTTATTTCCCTGTAATAAACGATGTAATTATAGAATCGTTTGACGGGGAAAAAACGCAAGCCCTTTAATTGTGGATGCCTTGTCCAATACAACGTACCGATTGTTGGCATGTCGGCCAGCTTTTCAAACGTGTCTTGGGCCGCCTGATAGGTTCGATCCGCCGCGTCGGGATTATCGCGGGCGATGTAAAGCCAGATGTTGATTAAATCGCTTTCAGCGGCAGGCGTTATCAGGATTTGCGGCATTTATTTTTCCCGTTCTTTAAGCAGCGCCTCAGCTTTTTTCTGCAGTGCCGCCATATCGAGCGGCATTGCCTTGCCGCTTTCAACGCCTTCAAGCAAGAGCCGGTCGATTTCTTCACGGTCGTGCCGTATAAGGTCGCGCAGGTAATCGCTCGCGCTTTGATATTCTCCGGTGCTGATCCGAGACTCGATGAACACCATCAATTCATCAGGCATGGATACATTCAGCGTTGCCATATGAGCCCCCCTTTCTCTTGATTTTATTCACATGAGCCAATTGCAAAAGTCCTTCTGCGTCATCCCGGCGAAATCCCGCCTGTGGCGGGAGGAATCCATTCATTTTAAAGCGTTATGGACCCCTCCCGCCAAAGGCGGGATTTCGCCGGGATGACGAAAAAATGGGGGTTCTACAAT contains the following coding sequences:
- a CDS encoding ribbon-helix-helix domain-containing protein, with protein sequence MATLNVSMPDELMVFIESRISTGEYQSASDYLRDLIRHDREEIDRLLLEGVESGKAMPLDMAALQKKAEALLKEREK
- a CDS encoding type II toxin-antitoxin system RelE/ParE family toxin, which gives rise to MPQILITPAAESDLINIWLYIARDNPDAADRTYQAAQDTFEKLADMPTIGTLYWTRHPQLKGLRFFPVKRFYNYIVYYREIKDGIEIVRVLHSRMDKNLRLASKN